The proteins below are encoded in one region of Limnochorda pilosa:
- a CDS encoding amylo-alpha-1,6-glucosidase, with translation MDGYVLKTGDLFLFTDGDDRLAGGQAGLFRQDTRYLSRLEWLVDGERPATLHTWTDGCTSRALMGHPLERKAAVSPYAVEIQRRRVVGEAFYEEVRLVNHHREPLQLKLRLVADADFADMFLVRGYPLQDERPPVARETSPGGFRLDYQGRDGVARFTRVRVEPEGRVEDGDLLFELSLEPQASFIVRVRVEVGEGTMPGPEEAPAGSAGTPRSHGQRAAAGPLRPLDHLMADEVQRREDAEQAWLEATTSVEAPDEDLVLLWERGRRDLLSLATDMGDGPVPTAGVPWFAVLFGRDSLLAAREALLLTPALARATLFTLARYQGRGHDAWREEAPGKILHELRRGELARMGTVPHTPYYGSVDATPLFLILAADLTRWMGDTEAAARLRPHVEAALAWITGEGDLDGDGFLEYDGQGLLPNQGWKDSFDSTVTPEGTLAPPPIALVEVQGYLVAALKGAASLARFWGEPRRGGELEARARGLQRSIARHFSLGEGRYALALDGEKRPVATLASNPGHLLWCGALEQAEGDALARRLMESDLFSGYGIRTLAAGQRAYDPLSYHNGSVWPHDTALIARGMARFGRGEEAARLVRGILDASRALPWRRLPELFAGHPAGPGGPAPYPVACSPQAWAAAVPFLLVESLLNLEVDAAARQVRLDPFLPEWLPWLTLRGLPAGPGRMDLKVEGRGRTVRVEASGLPPGWTVIRPDRGNP, from the coding sequence ATGGACGGCTACGTGCTCAAGACTGGTGACCTCTTCCTCTTCACCGACGGGGACGATCGCCTGGCCGGAGGCCAGGCGGGCCTCTTCCGTCAGGACACCCGCTACCTCTCCCGCCTGGAGTGGCTGGTGGACGGCGAACGGCCCGCCACCCTGCACACCTGGACGGACGGGTGCACCAGCCGGGCACTCATGGGCCATCCCCTGGAACGGAAGGCCGCCGTCTCCCCCTACGCCGTGGAGATCCAACGCCGGCGCGTGGTGGGCGAGGCCTTCTACGAGGAGGTCCGGCTGGTGAACCACCACCGGGAGCCGCTCCAGCTGAAGCTCCGGCTCGTGGCCGACGCCGACTTTGCGGACATGTTCCTGGTGCGCGGCTACCCCCTGCAGGACGAGCGGCCACCCGTAGCGCGGGAGACCTCCCCCGGCGGGTTTCGCCTCGACTATCAGGGGCGCGACGGGGTCGCCCGCTTCACCCGGGTCCGAGTGGAGCCGGAGGGTCGGGTGGAGGACGGCGACCTCCTCTTCGAGTTGTCGCTGGAACCCCAGGCCTCTTTCATTGTACGCGTGCGGGTGGAGGTGGGCGAGGGAACCATGCCCGGCCCGGAGGAGGCGCCCGCTGGCTCGGCGGGTACGCCCCGTTCCCACGGGCAGCGAGCCGCCGCCGGCCCCCTCCGGCCCCTGGACCACCTGATGGCCGACGAGGTCCAGCGCCGGGAGGACGCGGAGCAGGCCTGGCTCGAGGCGACCACGTCCGTGGAGGCCCCCGACGAGGACCTGGTCCTCCTGTGGGAGCGCGGCCGCCGGGACCTACTGAGCCTGGCGACCGACATGGGCGACGGTCCGGTCCCCACGGCGGGGGTCCCCTGGTTTGCGGTCCTCTTCGGACGGGACAGCCTCCTCGCGGCCCGGGAGGCCTTGCTTCTCACCCCGGCGCTGGCCCGGGCCACCCTCTTCACCCTGGCCCGCTACCAGGGCAGAGGCCACGATGCCTGGCGGGAAGAGGCCCCCGGCAAGATCCTGCACGAGCTGCGCCGGGGCGAGCTGGCCCGGATGGGCACGGTGCCTCACACCCCCTACTACGGAAGCGTGGACGCCACGCCCCTCTTCCTCATCCTGGCCGCGGACCTGACCCGCTGGATGGGTGACACGGAAGCGGCGGCACGCCTGCGGCCTCACGTGGAGGCCGCCCTCGCGTGGATCACCGGCGAAGGCGACCTGGACGGCGACGGTTTTCTGGAATACGACGGGCAGGGACTTCTGCCCAACCAAGGATGGAAGGACTCCTTCGACTCCACCGTCACGCCCGAGGGCACCCTGGCCCCGCCTCCCATCGCGCTGGTGGAGGTCCAGGGCTACCTGGTGGCCGCGCTGAAGGGTGCGGCTTCCCTGGCCCGGTTCTGGGGCGAACCCCGGCGAGGCGGCGAGCTCGAGGCCCGGGCCCGCGGCCTCCAGCGGTCCATCGCCAGGCACTTCTCCCTGGGCGAAGGTCGCTACGCCCTGGCCCTCGACGGCGAGAAACGGCCCGTGGCCACCCTCGCCTCCAACCCCGGCCACCTGCTCTGGTGCGGCGCCCTGGAGCAGGCGGAGGGGGACGCTCTGGCCCGCCGGCTGATGGAGTCGGACCTCTTCTCGGGCTACGGCATCCGCACCCTGGCCGCGGGCCAGCGCGCCTACGACCCGCTGAGCTACCACAACGGATCAGTCTGGCCCCACGATACCGCCCTGATCGCCCGTGGCATGGCCCGCTTCGGCCGCGGCGAGGAGGCCGCCCGGCTGGTGCGGGGCATCCTGGACGCCTCCAGGGCGCTTCCCTGGCGCCGCCTGCCCGAGCTCTTCGCCGGTCACCCAGCCGGACCGGGCGGGCCCGCCCCCTATCCGGTGGCCTGCTCGCCTCAGGCCTGGGCGGCGGCCGTTCCATTCTTGCTCGTGGAGAGCCTCCTCAACCTGGAGGTCGACGCGGCCGCGCGGCAGGTCCGGCTGGATCCCTTCCTCCCCGAGTGGTTGCCCTGGCTCACCCTTCGCGGCCTTCCCGCGGGGCCCGGGCGCATGGACCTGAAGGTGGAGGGACGGGGGCGCACCGTCCGTGTCGAGGCCTCCGGCCTGCCGCCCGGATGGACGGTGATCCGGCCGGACCGGGGGAACCCTTGA
- a CDS encoding RibD family protein, with protein sequence MRRLYPSPADVEAAHRIYDELAFPPPPPGRPYVWINMVSTLDGRVTLGRGRIRTPLGSRLDRTLMARMRVHADAVLQGAGTVRDAGYFPGVPDDLREWRRAQGRQEHPLVVVITGSCTLPLEAPLFSRAPRRPLVITSRRAPEERVAAVQAVADVEVAGDEQVDLPRALAFLRTSRGVEYLLSEGGPTLNHSFFAGGLADELFLTVTPRIDGYRADLTPVDGPSVIEPLPQMEPVSIHLHEGELFLRYRRAVEAGRGGQR encoded by the coding sequence ATGCGACGTCTCTACCCGTCGCCCGCCGACGTGGAGGCGGCACACCGCATCTACGACGAGCTCGCCTTTCCCCCGCCGCCCCCGGGGCGACCCTACGTGTGGATCAACATGGTCAGCACCCTGGATGGGCGCGTCACCCTGGGGCGGGGCCGCATTCGAACGCCCCTGGGTTCCCGGCTCGATCGGACCCTCATGGCGCGCATGCGGGTGCACGCCGACGCCGTCCTGCAGGGCGCGGGGACCGTACGCGACGCCGGGTACTTCCCGGGCGTGCCCGACGACCTGCGCGAGTGGCGCAGGGCCCAGGGGCGGCAGGAGCACCCGCTGGTGGTGGTGATCACGGGCTCCTGTACCCTTCCCCTGGAAGCCCCGCTCTTCAGCCGGGCTCCCCGTCGCCCCCTGGTGATCACCAGCCGGCGCGCGCCGGAAGAGCGCGTGGCCGCCGTTCAGGCCGTGGCGGACGTGGAGGTGGCGGGCGACGAGCAGGTGGACCTCCCCCGCGCCCTGGCCTTCCTCCGCACCTCCCGCGGCGTCGAGTACCTGCTTTCGGAGGGGGGGCCCACCCTCAACCACAGCTTCTTCGCCGGAGGGCTGGCTGACGAGCTCTTCCTCACCGTGACCCCCCGCATCGATGGGTACCGGGCCGACCTCACCCCCGTGGACGGCCCGTCGGTGATCGAACCGCTGCCCCAGATGGAGCCCGTGAGCATCCACCTGCACGAGGGGGAGCTCTTTCTCAGGTACCGGCGGGCCGTTGAAGCAGGCCGGGGCGGCCAGAGGTGA